A region from the Streptomyces sp. 3214.6 genome encodes:
- a CDS encoding serine hydrolase domain-containing protein, translating to MPSLDEHGGGRSGELSAPRLRVDTPERAGLDPEETRLLVRDVVDLTTGDRPWAAGAVVVAGRGPVIAVEEAAGWAVRYSAYDPATDAGVELPPRAQVPMTVDTPFDLASLTKLCTSVAAVQQIERGTLGIDARIGAYLPDFHAAAVHDITVRQLLTHTSGLRPELPLYDCADDTERLRRLRAEAPIGEPGAYLYSDLNMLLLQQLLERLTGRPLDVLVHEGITRPLGMTSTGFGPCPGAAATEDQRRPWARVDRGMLRGVVHDENAWALGGVAGHAGLFSTGRDLAVFCRTLLAGGSYGPARILGPDFVELLLSPPGLGFAVDQPWFMGELAGEGAAGHTGFTGTSLVLDPATDTFVVLLANTVHPVRRTPDSGPRALVGTRMAMAVR from the coding sequence GTGCCGTCCCTGGACGAACACGGGGGCGGAAGGAGCGGGGAGCTGAGCGCACCGAGACTGCGTGTCGACACACCGGAGCGGGCGGGGCTCGACCCCGAGGAGACGCGGCTCCTCGTCCGCGACGTCGTGGACCTCACCACCGGCGACCGGCCCTGGGCCGCGGGCGCCGTGGTGGTCGCCGGGCGCGGACCGGTGATCGCCGTCGAGGAGGCGGCGGGGTGGGCCGTGCGTTACTCGGCGTACGACCCGGCGACGGACGCGGGCGTGGAGCTCCCGCCGCGGGCTCAGGTCCCGATGACCGTGGACACGCCGTTCGACCTGGCCTCCCTCACCAAGCTGTGCACGTCGGTCGCCGCGGTGCAGCAGATCGAGCGCGGCACCCTCGGCATCGACGCGCGGATCGGCGCCTATCTGCCCGACTTCCACGCGGCCGCCGTCCACGACATCACCGTCCGTCAGCTCCTCACCCACACCTCCGGCCTGCGCCCCGAGCTGCCGCTGTACGACTGCGCGGACGACACGGAGCGGCTGCGACGGCTGCGGGCGGAGGCGCCGATCGGCGAACCGGGCGCGTACCTGTACTCCGACCTGAACATGCTGCTGCTCCAGCAGCTCCTGGAACGTCTGACCGGCCGCCCGCTCGACGTCCTCGTGCACGAGGGGATCACCCGCCCCCTGGGGATGACGTCGACCGGCTTCGGCCCCTGCCCCGGCGCGGCGGCGACCGAGGACCAGCGGCGGCCGTGGGCCAGGGTGGACCGGGGGATGCTGCGGGGCGTGGTGCACGACGAGAACGCGTGGGCGCTGGGCGGAGTGGCCGGTCACGCGGGCCTGTTCTCGACCGGCCGCGACCTGGCCGTGTTCTGCCGGACCCTGCTGGCGGGCGGCTCGTACGGCCCCGCCCGCATCCTCGGCCCCGACTTCGTGGAACTCCTGCTGAGCCCGCCGGGGCTGGGCTTCGCGGTGGACCAGCCGTGGTTCATGGGCGAACTCGCCGGCGAGGGCGCGGCCGGCCACACGGGCTTCACGGGCACATCGCTGGTCCTGGACCCGGCGACGGACACGTTCGTGGTCCTGCTGGCGAACACGGTCCACCCGGTACGCAGGACGCCGGACAGCGGACCGCGGGCACTGGTGGGGACGCGAATGGCGATGGCGGTGCGATAG
- a CDS encoding multidrug effflux MFS transporter — MPEGGAIPEASRAAVARGNTEKNTGTDKAPLRARRRAGLLVTLVLGGLTATPPLSMDMYLPALPEVTRSLHAPAATVQLTLTACLAGMALGQLVVGPMSDRWGRRRPLLAGLAVYVVATALCAVAPTVEVLVAFRLLQGLAGAAGIVIARAVVRDLYDGVAMARFFSTLMLISGVAPVVAPLIGAQILRATDWRGVFALLTAVGLLLAGVVWMRLPETLDSADRHAGGVGEALRSMRRLLSDLPFTGYMLTGGFAFAALFAYISASPFVVQEIYGASTQTFGLLFAVNSVGLVVVGQINGKVLVGRVRLDRVLAAGLTVVALAAAALLLMTTGVFGEVGLAPVAAALFVLMSAMGVTLPNAQTLALLRVRHSAGSASALLGTSSFLIGAVASPLVGIAGEHTAVPMAVVQLAAAVVALACFVVMCRPWTNTGAEGAGS, encoded by the coding sequence ATGCCGGAGGGTGGGGCGATACCGGAGGCGTCGCGAGCGGCCGTCGCGCGCGGGAACACCGAGAAGAACACCGGCACGGACAAGGCACCGCTGCGTGCGCGGCGTCGGGCCGGGCTGCTCGTCACGCTCGTCCTGGGCGGTCTGACCGCCACTCCCCCGCTGTCGATGGACATGTACCTTCCGGCCCTGCCGGAGGTCACCCGTTCCCTGCACGCGCCCGCGGCGACCGTGCAGCTCACGCTGACCGCGTGCCTGGCCGGGATGGCGCTGGGGCAGCTCGTGGTCGGTCCGATGAGCGACCGGTGGGGGCGCAGACGCCCGCTGCTCGCCGGCCTCGCCGTCTACGTGGTGGCGACCGCGCTGTGCGCCGTGGCGCCGACCGTCGAGGTGCTGGTCGCGTTCCGGCTGTTGCAGGGACTCGCGGGCGCGGCGGGCATCGTGATCGCGCGGGCCGTCGTACGCGACCTGTACGACGGCGTAGCGATGGCCCGGTTCTTCTCCACCCTGATGCTGATCTCCGGGGTCGCCCCGGTGGTGGCGCCGCTGATCGGCGCGCAGATCCTGCGGGCGACGGACTGGCGGGGCGTGTTCGCGCTCCTGACGGCGGTGGGGCTGCTGCTGGCCGGGGTGGTGTGGATGAGGCTCCCGGAGACGCTGGACAGCGCCGACCGGCATGCGGGCGGTGTCGGCGAGGCCCTGCGCTCGATGCGCCGGCTCCTGTCCGACCTGCCCTTCACCGGCTACATGCTCACGGGCGGCTTCGCCTTCGCCGCGCTGTTCGCGTACATCTCGGCGTCCCCGTTCGTGGTCCAGGAGATCTACGGCGCCTCCACGCAGACGTTCGGTCTGCTGTTCGCCGTGAACTCGGTCGGGCTGGTGGTGGTCGGGCAGATCAACGGCAAGGTGCTGGTGGGCCGGGTCCGGCTGGACCGGGTGCTGGCCGCCGGGCTGACGGTGGTCGCGCTGGCCGCCGCCGCGCTGCTGCTGATGACGACGGGCGTGTTCGGCGAGGTCGGCCTGGCGCCGGTGGCCGCCGCGCTGTTCGTGCTGATGTCCGCGATGGGTGTGACCCTGCCCAACGCCCAGACCCTCGCACTGCTGCGTGTGCGGCACTCCGCCGGTTCCGCCTCCGCGCTGCTCGGTACGTCGTCCTTCCTCATCGGCGCGGTCGCCTCGCCGCTCGTCGGGATCGCCGGCGAGCACACGGCCGTCCCGATGGCCGTCGTCCAGTTGGCCGCGGCGGTGGTGGCCCTGGCCTGCTTCGTGGTTATGTGCCGTCCCTGGACGAACACGGGGGCGGAAGGAGCGGGGAGCTGA
- a CDS encoding Gfo/Idh/MocA family protein, whose product MTTDTVRWGILATGGIAGAFTADLIDLPDAEVVAVASRTEPAAKAFAERFGIPRAYGDWSLLAADEDIDVVYVATPHAAHRTAAGLCLEAGRNVLCEKAFTLNVREAEELVALARDNDRFLMEAMWMYCNPVIRRLKALVDDGAIGEVRTVQADFGLEGPFPPSHRLRDPAQGGGALLDLGVYPVSFAHLLLGEPSGIAAQAVLSAEGVDLQTALALSWDSGALAALHCSVTGGTGTTASVTGSRGRIDIPAGFFHPDRLVLHRAGRDPEEFTADPADGPRTTFRHEAREVMRALGAGETESPLVPLDGSLAVMRTLDAVRKRIGVRYPGENA is encoded by the coding sequence ATGACGACGGACACGGTGCGGTGGGGAATCCTGGCGACCGGTGGGATAGCCGGCGCCTTCACGGCGGACCTGATCGACCTGCCCGACGCGGAGGTCGTCGCGGTCGCCTCGCGCACCGAGCCTGCCGCGAAGGCGTTCGCCGAACGGTTCGGCATACCCCGCGCCTACGGCGACTGGTCCCTGCTCGCCGCCGACGAGGACATCGACGTCGTCTACGTCGCCACCCCGCACGCCGCCCACCGCACCGCCGCGGGCCTCTGCCTGGAGGCCGGGCGCAACGTGCTGTGCGAGAAGGCGTTCACGCTGAACGTCCGCGAGGCCGAGGAACTCGTCGCGCTGGCCCGCGACAACGATCGCTTCCTGATGGAAGCCATGTGGATGTACTGCAACCCGGTCATCCGCCGGCTCAAGGCCCTCGTCGACGACGGCGCGATCGGCGAAGTGCGCACCGTACAGGCCGACTTCGGCCTCGAAGGCCCCTTCCCGCCCTCGCACCGGCTGCGCGACCCCGCCCAGGGTGGCGGCGCCCTCCTCGACCTCGGCGTCTACCCGGTCTCCTTCGCCCACCTCCTGCTCGGCGAGCCGTCGGGCATCGCCGCCCAGGCCGTGCTGTCCGCCGAGGGCGTCGACCTGCAGACGGCACTGGCGCTGTCCTGGGACTCCGGCGCGCTCGCCGCCCTGCACTGCTCCGTTACCGGCGGCACGGGCACCACCGCCTCCGTCACCGGTTCCCGCGGCCGCATCGACATCCCGGCCGGCTTCTTCCACCCCGACCGCCTCGTCCTGCACCGCGCCGGCCGCGACCCCGAGGAGTTCACCGCCGACCCGGCCGACGGCCCCCGCACGACGTTCCGTCACGAGGCCCGCGAGGTCATGCGCGCCCTGGGGGCCGGCGAGACGGAGTCCCCCCTCGTCCCCCTCGACGGCAGCCTCGCCGTCATGCGCACCCTGGACGCCGTCCGGAAACGGATCGGCGTGCGCTACCCGGGAGAGAACGCCTAG
- a CDS encoding TetR/AcrR family transcriptional regulator: MVTQSGKPAPDTTRRNERSRRAIYDAALALVVEVGYPKTTIEGIAARAGVGKQTIYRWWGSKADVLLEAFLDLSEQAARDAGTAEHEPYVIPDTGDLAADIKGVLRATVDQLTDPRFEAPSRALAAEGVVNATVGREFTARLMEPSIQLYVDRLRSAQEAGQIRADLDPRIALEFFISPLAQRWLQYTGPITYEYTDTLVDYALHGLAPR, encoded by the coding sequence ATGGTCACCCAGTCCGGAAAGCCGGCCCCCGACACCACCCGCCGCAACGAGCGGTCCCGGCGTGCCATCTACGACGCGGCCCTCGCCCTCGTCGTGGAGGTCGGCTACCCGAAGACCACGATCGAGGGCATCGCCGCCCGCGCGGGCGTCGGCAAGCAGACCATCTACCGCTGGTGGGGGTCGAAGGCCGACGTCCTGCTGGAGGCGTTCCTCGACCTCAGCGAACAGGCGGCGCGGGACGCGGGCACCGCGGAGCACGAGCCGTACGTCATCCCCGACACCGGCGACCTCGCCGCGGACATCAAGGGCGTCCTGCGGGCCACCGTCGACCAGTTGACGGACCCCAGGTTCGAGGCGCCCTCCCGGGCCCTGGCCGCCGAGGGCGTGGTCAACGCGACTGTCGGCCGCGAGTTCACGGCCAGACTCATGGAGCCGTCCATCCAGTTGTACGTCGACCGGCTGCGCTCCGCGCAGGAGGCCGGGCAGATCCGCGCCGACCTCGACCCGCGCATCGCCCTGGAGTTCTTCATCTCCCCGCTCGCCCAGCGCTGGCTGCAGTACACCGGCCCGATCACGTACGAGTACACCGACACCCTCGTCGACTACGCCCTCCACGGCCTCGCACCCCGCTGA
- a CDS encoding bifunctional DNA primase/polymerase translates to MSAEFDGRTGLWGKLSRRLRASGPTEAADEGGRETLLLAAAEAGLPLAPAAHPAPGYGCSCDRVGCPTPARHPVSFAWQTQSTTDRAQIERWARHQPQANFITATGMTHDVLDVPLEAGAQALERLLGSGTEVGPVAESDDGRMLFFTLTRGTPEDEDEWWPCELDCRPETMDEHPGLRWHCRGSYVLVPPARLPGDDARSVHWLRGPEHPLPDPLTLLEALTDACARHAGQNDPTAAWPTRL, encoded by the coding sequence ATGAGCGCGGAGTTCGACGGCCGGACCGGTTTGTGGGGCAAACTCTCTCGTCGGCTGCGCGCAAGCGGCCCGACCGAGGCCGCCGACGAAGGCGGCCGTGAGACCCTGCTGCTCGCCGCCGCCGAAGCGGGACTCCCGCTCGCGCCCGCCGCCCACCCGGCCCCCGGCTACGGATGCTCCTGCGACCGGGTCGGCTGTCCGACCCCCGCCCGGCACCCGGTGTCCTTCGCCTGGCAGACGCAGTCCACCACCGACCGCGCCCAGATCGAGCGCTGGGCCCGCCACCAGCCGCAGGCCAACTTCATCACCGCCACCGGCATGACGCACGACGTCCTCGACGTGCCCCTGGAGGCGGGCGCGCAGGCCCTGGAGCGGCTGCTCGGCTCCGGCACGGAGGTCGGCCCGGTCGCCGAGAGCGACGACGGCCGCATGCTCTTCTTCACCCTCACCCGCGGCACCCCCGAGGACGAGGACGAGTGGTGGCCCTGCGAGTTGGACTGCCGGCCCGAGACCATGGACGAACACCCCGGCCTGCGCTGGCACTGCCGGGGCTCCTACGTCCTCGTACCGCCCGCCCGCCTCCCCGGCGACGACGCCCGCTCGGTCCACTGGCTGCGCGGCCCCGAGCACCCCCTGCCCGACCCCCTGACCCTCCTGGAAGCCCTGACGGACGCCTGCGCACGGCACGCGGGCCAGAACGATCCGACGGCGGCTTGGCCCACTCGCCTTTAG
- the efeU gene encoding iron uptake transporter permease EfeU, which yields MFSNYLIGLREGLEASLVVCILIAYLVKTDRRDALKPVWTGIAIAVAIAMAFGSVLEFGSQELTFKAQEALGGSLSIIAVALVTWMVFWMRRTARHLKSELHGKLDAALAMGTGALVATAFLAVGREGLETALFVWTSVHAAGDGTPRPLIGAALGLATAVLLGWLFYRGALRINLAKFFTWTGGMLVVVAAGVLAYGLHDLQEADWVPGLTDKAFDISDTIPPDSWYGTLLKGVFNFQPDPTVLQVTVWLLYLIPTLALFLAPVGFASGKGKVKSPDDQGTQPDKRGSRDSKAPQA from the coding sequence GTGTTCTCCAACTACCTGATCGGACTGCGCGAGGGCTTGGAGGCCAGCCTCGTCGTCTGCATCCTCATCGCCTACCTGGTGAAGACCGACCGCCGGGACGCGCTGAAGCCCGTGTGGACCGGCATCGCCATCGCGGTCGCCATCGCGATGGCCTTCGGCAGCGTCCTCGAATTCGGCTCGCAGGAGCTGACGTTCAAGGCGCAGGAGGCGCTCGGCGGCTCCCTGTCGATCATCGCGGTCGCGCTGGTGACGTGGATGGTGTTCTGGATGCGGCGCACCGCCAGGCACCTGAAGTCGGAGCTGCACGGCAAGCTGGACGCGGCCCTCGCAATGGGCACCGGCGCGCTGGTCGCCACCGCGTTCCTCGCGGTCGGCCGGGAGGGCCTGGAGACGGCCCTGTTCGTGTGGACGTCCGTGCACGCGGCCGGCGACGGCACCCCGCGCCCCCTCATCGGCGCGGCGCTCGGCCTGGCGACGGCCGTGCTGCTGGGCTGGCTGTTCTACCGCGGGGCGCTCAGGATCAACCTCGCGAAGTTCTTCACCTGGACGGGCGGCATGCTCGTCGTCGTGGCCGCGGGCGTGCTGGCGTACGGGCTCCACGACCTCCAGGAGGCCGACTGGGTACCGGGGTTGACGGACAAGGCGTTCGACATCAGCGACACGATCCCGCCGGACAGCTGGTACGGCACGCTGCTGAAGGGCGTGTTCAACTTCCAGCCCGACCCGACGGTCCTCCAGGTCACGGTGTGGCTGCTGTACCTGATCCCGACGCTCGCGCTGTTCCTCGCCCCGGTAGGGTTCGCCTCCGGGAAGGGGAAGGTGAAGTCACCTGATGACCAGGGAACGCAGCCTGACAAGCGGGGTTCGAGGGACTCGAAGGCTCCGCAGGCGTGA
- the efeB gene encoding iron uptake transporter deferrochelatase/peroxidase subunit: MSENQSSSPSRRSLIGWGGAGLALGAATAGGAVAMTRTGNDVDPTAADTGAAVDFHGTYQAGIATPVQDRLHFAAFDVTTADRAEFVQLLKEWTEAARRMTAGKAVGEGAFGGLPEAPPDDTGEALGLKPSRLTLTVGFGPSLFKKFDLAHERPDALVDLPQFAGDALDAARSNGDLCVQACADDPQVAVHAIRNLARIGMGKVVIRWSQLGFGKTSSTTPDAQTPRNLMGFKDGTRNIAGTETDRLKKFVWVGDKDGPQWMVGGSYLVARRIRMHIETWDRTSLQEQEDIFGRDKGEGAPVGKAKERDEPFLKAMKPDAHVRLAHPDSNHGTTILRRGYSFTDGTDGLGRLEAGLFFLAYQRDVREGFIRVQRNLATDALNEYIQHVGSAVFAVPPGVRDKDDWWGRTLFSKEA; this comes from the coding sequence ATGTCGGAGAACCAGAGCAGCAGTCCGTCCCGGCGGTCGCTGATCGGCTGGGGCGGGGCCGGGCTCGCGCTCGGCGCCGCCACGGCCGGCGGCGCGGTCGCGATGACCCGCACCGGCAACGACGTCGACCCCACGGCCGCCGACACCGGCGCCGCCGTCGACTTCCACGGCACGTACCAGGCGGGCATCGCCACGCCCGTCCAGGACCGGCTGCACTTCGCCGCGTTCGACGTGACGACCGCGGACCGCGCCGAGTTCGTCCAGCTACTGAAGGAGTGGACCGAGGCGGCCCGCCGGATGACGGCCGGGAAGGCGGTCGGGGAGGGCGCGTTCGGCGGGCTCCCCGAGGCGCCCCCGGACGACACCGGCGAGGCCCTGGGCCTCAAGCCGTCCCGGCTGACATTGACGGTGGGCTTCGGGCCGTCGCTGTTCAAGAAGTTCGACCTCGCTCACGAGCGTCCCGACGCCCTCGTCGACCTGCCCCAGTTCGCCGGGGACGCGCTCGACGCAGCCCGCAGCAACGGCGACCTGTGCGTGCAGGCCTGCGCGGACGACCCGCAGGTCGCCGTGCACGCGATCCGCAACCTGGCCCGCATCGGCATGGGCAAGGTCGTCATCCGCTGGTCGCAGCTCGGCTTCGGCAAGACGTCGTCCACGACGCCCGACGCGCAGACCCCGCGCAACCTGATGGGCTTCAAGGACGGCACCCGCAACATCGCGGGCACGGAGACGGACCGGCTGAAGAAGTTCGTGTGGGTCGGCGACAAGGACGGCCCGCAGTGGATGGTCGGCGGCTCGTACCTCGTCGCCCGGCGCATCCGCATGCACATCGAGACCTGGGACCGCACCTCGCTGCAGGAGCAGGAGGACATCTTCGGCCGGGACAAGGGCGAGGGCGCTCCCGTCGGCAAGGCGAAGGAACGCGACGAGCCGTTCCTGAAGGCGATGAAGCCGGACGCGCACGTGCGGCTCGCGCACCCGGACTCCAACCACGGGACGACGATCCTGCGCCGCGGCTACTCCTTCACCGACGGCACCGACGGTCTGGGGCGCCTGGAGGCCGGCCTGTTCTTCCTCGCCTACCAGCGTGACGTGCGCGAGGGGTTCATCCGCGTCCAGCGCAACCTCGCCACCGACGCGCTCAACGAGTACATCCAGCATGTGGGTTCGGCGGTCTTCGCCGTCCCGCCGGGCGTCCGCGACAAGGACGACTGGTGGGGCCGGACGCTGTTCTCCAAGGAGGCGTAG
- the efeO gene encoding iron uptake system protein EfeO — protein MRAARLSVVTAVTAVTALTAVTGCTSKSDTKDGDRVISVTATDSKCETSKKEISAGHVELAIENKGSKVTEVYILFPDDRVVSERENIGPGTKQRVTAEVKAGAYRIACKPGMKGDGIRQDLKVTGGSAAQRDPRLDKAVAAYRSYAQTQADETLPKVATFVAAIKAGNIEAAKKAYAPSRIGWERTEPVAESFGDIDPLVDTRADGLEAGQKWTGWHRLEKSLWQDKKLTAEDKTLADRLVADLTDWKQRVGKAVITPTSMANGAKELLDEVATGKVTGEEETYSHTDLVDFKANVEGAQQAYELLKPVAKDNDAALVTELDKQFAALNTLLDKYRPNTTSYEFTSYDKVGAADRKGLSDAVNALAEPLSKLAAAVAK, from the coding sequence ATGCGAGCCGCCAGACTGTCCGTTGTCACCGCCGTCACCGCCGTGACCGCACTGACCGCCGTCACCGGGTGCACCTCGAAGAGCGACACGAAAGACGGCGACCGTGTCATCAGCGTGACCGCCACCGACTCCAAGTGCGAGACCTCCAAGAAGGAGATCTCCGCCGGGCACGTCGAACTCGCCATCGAGAACAAGGGTTCCAAGGTCACCGAGGTCTACATCCTCTTCCCCGACGACCGGGTGGTCAGCGAGCGCGAGAACATCGGCCCCGGCACCAAGCAGCGGGTCACCGCCGAGGTGAAGGCCGGCGCCTACCGGATCGCCTGCAAGCCCGGCATGAAGGGCGACGGCATCCGCCAGGACCTCAAGGTCACCGGCGGCTCCGCAGCCCAGCGCGACCCCCGCCTGGACAAGGCCGTCGCCGCCTACCGCTCCTACGCGCAGACCCAGGCCGACGAGACGCTGCCCAAGGTCGCCACCTTCGTCGCGGCGATCAAGGCCGGGAACATCGAGGCCGCGAAGAAGGCCTACGCCCCCTCCCGCATCGGCTGGGAGCGCACCGAGCCGGTCGCGGAGTCCTTCGGTGACATCGACCCGCTGGTCGACACCCGCGCGGACGGCCTGGAAGCCGGCCAGAAGTGGACCGGCTGGCACCGCCTGGAGAAGTCCCTCTGGCAGGACAAGAAGCTCACCGCCGAGGACAAGACCCTCGCCGACCGGCTCGTCGCCGACCTGACGGACTGGAAGCAGCGGGTCGGCAAGGCCGTGATCACCCCGACCTCCATGGCCAACGGCGCCAAGGAACTCCTCGACGAGGTCGCCACCGGCAAGGTCACCGGCGAGGAGGAGACCTACTCGCACACCGACCTGGTCGACTTCAAGGCCAACGTCGAGGGTGCGCAGCAGGCGTACGAGCTGCTGAAGCCGGTCGCCAAGGACAACGACGCCGCCCTGGTCACCGAGCTGGACAAGCAGTTCGCCGCGCTGAACACACTGTTGGACAAGTACCGGCCGAACACGACGTCGTACGAGTTCACCTCGTACGACAAGGTCGGCGCCGCCGACCGCAAGGGGCTCTCGGACGCGGTGAACGCGCTCGCCGAGCCGCTGTCCAAGCTCGCCGCCGCCGTGGCGAAGTGA
- a CDS encoding PhzF family phenazine biosynthesis protein, translating to MTDYDVLRVFCAPNGGYGNELAVVREGSVLPDREDRQDLAAKLGFSETVFVDDPERGVIDIYTPTVRLPFAGYPCVGVAWLLDVPELVTPAGVVGTRLDGEFTWIEARAEWAPPRTLRQYATAAEVEDLSVPPPGEWVYAWAWEDEPAGRIRARGFPGRDDGIDEDEATGAAALLLTERLGRALNITQGAGSQILTAPQPYGWVEIGGRVFLER from the coding sequence GTGACTGATTACGACGTGCTCCGCGTCTTCTGTGCGCCGAACGGCGGCTATGGCAACGAACTGGCTGTGGTCCGCGAAGGCTCGGTGCTGCCGGACCGCGAGGACCGACAGGACCTCGCGGCCAAACTCGGCTTCAGCGAGACGGTGTTCGTCGATGACCCCGAGCGCGGGGTCATCGACATCTACACGCCCACCGTGCGCCTGCCCTTCGCCGGCTACCCGTGCGTGGGCGTGGCCTGGCTGCTCGACGTGCCCGAGCTCGTCACCCCGGCCGGCGTCGTCGGAACCCGCCTGGACGGGGAGTTCACCTGGATCGAGGCGCGCGCGGAGTGGGCCCCGCCGCGCACACTCCGTCAGTACGCCACCGCCGCCGAGGTCGAGGACCTGTCCGTACCGCCGCCGGGCGAGTGGGTATACGCCTGGGCCTGGGAGGACGAGCCCGCCGGTCGCATCCGCGCCCGCGGCTTCCCCGGCCGCGACGACGGCATCGACGAGGACGAGGCGACGGGCGCGGCGGCGCTCCTGCTCACCGAGCGCCTCGGCCGTGCCCTGAACATCACCCAGGGTGCGGGCTCGCAGATCCTGACGGCTCCACAGCCCTACGGATGGGTGGAGATCGGCGGCCGGGTGTTCCTGGAACGCTGA
- a CDS encoding biliverdin-producing heme oxygenase — MDSFSTAIRAASHEQHVAAETSPFMSDLLGGRLGVDAYTRYTEQLWFVYEALEAGAEGLASDPVAGPFIRPELFRLGSLARDLAHLRGTGWRTGLSALSATEAYAARVRECAERWPGGYIAHHYTRYLGDLSGGQIIRDRAERAWGFERRGDGVRFYVFERIGNPAAFKRGYRRLLDGVRADDLEKQRIVSECKRAFALNTAVFRALGEEFPLSA, encoded by the coding sequence ATGGACTCCTTCTCGACGGCCATCCGCGCGGCGTCCCACGAGCAGCACGTGGCGGCGGAGACCTCGCCGTTCATGAGCGACCTCCTCGGCGGCAGGCTCGGCGTCGACGCCTACACGCGCTACACCGAACAGCTGTGGTTCGTGTACGAGGCGCTGGAGGCCGGGGCCGAGGGGCTGGCGTCGGATCCGGTGGCCGGGCCCTTCATCCGGCCGGAGCTGTTCCGGCTCGGCTCGCTGGCGCGGGACCTGGCGCATCTGCGGGGCACCGGGTGGCGGACGGGCCTTTCGGCCCTGTCGGCGACCGAGGCGTACGCGGCGCGGGTGCGGGAGTGCGCCGAGCGGTGGCCTGGCGGCTACATCGCCCACCACTACACGCGCTACCTGGGCGACCTCTCCGGCGGGCAGATCATCCGCGACAGGGCGGAGCGCGCCTGGGGCTTCGAGCGCAGGGGCGACGGTGTCCGCTTCTACGTCTTCGAGCGGATCGGCAACCCGGCGGCGTTCAAGCGGGGTTACCGCAGGCTGCTGGACGGGGTGCGCGCGGACGACCTGGAGAAGCAGCGGATCGTGAGCGAGTGCAAGCGGGCCTTCGCGCTGAACACGGCGGTCTTCAGGGCCCTGGGCGAGGAGTTCCCGCTCTCGGCGTGA
- the map gene encoding type I methionyl aminopeptidase codes for MSGQSLLVPGVLSPTRSVPGNIRRPEYVGKPAPTPYTGPEVQTPETIEAMRRAGRIAAQAMAEAAKLISPGVTTDELDKVAHEYMCDHGAYPSTLGYRGFPKSLCTSVNEVICHGIPDSTVLRDGDIVNLDVTAYIGGVHGDNNATYLVGDVDEESRLLVERTRESLERAIKAVRPGRQINIIGRVIESYAKRFGYGVVRDFTGHGINSSFHSGLIIPHYDSPHATTVIQPGMTFTIEPMLTLGTHDYDMWDDGWTVVTKDRKRTAQFEHTLVVTETGAEILTLP; via the coding sequence ATGTCTGGCCAGTCGCTGCTCGTTCCAGGGGTGCTGTCCCCCACCCGTTCCGTGCCGGGAAACATCCGTCGCCCCGAGTACGTCGGCAAGCCCGCGCCGACGCCGTACACCGGGCCGGAGGTGCAGACGCCCGAGACGATCGAGGCGATGCGCCGGGCCGGCCGGATCGCCGCGCAGGCGATGGCGGAGGCCGCGAAGCTGATCTCGCCGGGGGTCACCACCGACGAGCTCGACAAGGTCGCGCACGAGTACATGTGCGACCACGGCGCCTACCCGTCGACCCTGGGCTATCGCGGCTTCCCCAAGTCCCTGTGCACCAGCGTCAACGAGGTCATCTGCCACGGCATCCCGGACTCGACGGTGCTGCGCGACGGCGACATCGTCAACCTGGACGTGACCGCGTACATCGGCGGCGTGCACGGCGACAACAACGCCACGTACCTGGTGGGGGACGTGGACGAGGAGTCGCGGCTGCTGGTGGAGCGGACCCGGGAGTCCCTGGAGCGGGCGATCAAGGCGGTCCGGCCCGGCCGGCAGATCAACATCATCGGCCGGGTCATCGAGTCGTACGCCAAGCGCTTCGGCTACGGCGTGGTCCGTGACTTCACGGGTCACGGCATCAACTCGTCGTTCCACTCCGGGCTGATCATCCCGCACTACGACAGCCCGCACGCGACGACCGTCATCCAGCCCGGGATGACCTTCACGATCGAGCCGATGCTGACCCTCGGCACCCACGACTACGACATGTGGGACGACGGCTGGACCGTGGTGACCAAGGACCGCAAGCGGACGGCCCAGTTCGAGCACACGCTGGTGGTGACGGAGACGGGGGCGGAGATTCTGACCCTGCCGTGA